A genomic stretch from Candidatus Methylomirabilota bacterium includes:
- a CDS encoding ATP-binding protein, translating into MSGPEAAPPLAGRLRRAGEMLIGLSGSPLPTHVFQALAEQADTVVPHDYLAICLEDADRQGYLVHSLSGYLERPVGGRLFSKEEGLPGRSLRTGRAHLVGDLHAIPDAADDLDGVLARAGLQAALTVPLRRGIQILGALFFARRSAPYTVDDLEVASLVAAGVSGALETCRAYQALADERGTLAAVLASTADAVVMVNPDGVVLLANPAVRAMLGVAPERITGRPLDDAIAHEPLRRLFETGRPGIAELPLPDGRTAQASLVSVSTEYGEPVGLAAILRDITLLKSLEQMKNDFVNTVSHDLKSPIMAISMTAELLLKAAPAADPGHRERCERILRSSKQMTELVTDLLDLGKIEAGLDVATERVDLAPLIEETVAGSRALAESKRVTIAATAPPEAAVLGTRARLAQVLVNLVGNAVKYSRSGGRVRVTVEPAPSGGPVRIEVCDDGIGIPARDLPHVFDKFYRVRNDSTAGIAGTGLGLAITRSIVDAHGGRIGVNSTEGAGSTFWVELPAAPAGPRP; encoded by the coding sequence ATGTCGGGCCCCGAGGCGGCCCCGCCTCTGGCCGGGCGCCTCCGGCGCGCCGGGGAGATGCTGATCGGTCTCTCGGGCTCGCCCCTCCCCACGCACGTCTTCCAGGCCCTCGCCGAGCAGGCGGACACCGTGGTGCCCCACGATTATCTGGCCATCTGCCTGGAGGACGCCGACCGGCAGGGCTATCTCGTCCACTCGCTGTCCGGCTACCTGGAGCGGCCGGTAGGCGGCCGACTGTTCTCGAAGGAGGAGGGCCTGCCCGGGCGCAGCCTCCGCACCGGGCGGGCCCACCTGGTCGGAGATCTCCACGCCATTCCCGACGCCGCCGACGATCTCGACGGCGTGCTCGCGCGGGCCGGGCTGCAGGCGGCGCTCACGGTGCCGCTCCGTCGCGGCATCCAGATCCTGGGGGCGCTCTTCTTCGCGCGCCGGAGCGCGCCGTACACCGTCGATGACCTCGAGGTCGCCTCGCTGGTGGCCGCGGGCGTGTCCGGCGCGCTCGAGACGTGCCGGGCCTACCAGGCGCTGGCCGACGAGCGCGGCACGCTCGCCGCGGTGCTGGCGAGCACCGCCGACGCGGTGGTGATGGTCAATCCCGACGGTGTCGTGCTGCTGGCCAACCCGGCGGTGCGGGCCATGCTGGGCGTGGCCCCCGAGCGGATCACCGGACGGCCGCTGGACGACGCGATCGCCCACGAGCCGCTCCGCCGACTCTTCGAGACCGGCCGGCCGGGCATCGCGGAGCTGCCGCTCCCCGACGGGCGGACCGCCCAGGCCAGCCTCGTCTCGGTGAGCACCGAGTACGGCGAGCCGGTGGGCCTCGCCGCGATCCTGCGCGACATCACCCTCCTCAAGAGCCTCGAGCAGATGAAGAACGACTTCGTCAACACGGTGTCGCACGATCTCAAGAGCCCGATCATGGCGATCTCGATGACCGCCGAGCTGCTGCTGAAGGCCGCGCCCGCCGCGGACCCGGGCCACCGCGAGCGCTGCGAGCGGATCCTGCGCAGCTCGAAGCAGATGACCGAGCTGGTCACCGACCTGCTCGACCTCGGCAAGATCGAGGCGGGGTTGGACGTCGCCACCGAGCGTGTCGACCTGGCGCCGCTCATCGAGGAGACGGTCGCCGGATCGCGCGCGCTGGCCGAGAGCAAGCGCGTCACCATCGCGGCGACCGCGCCGCCCGAGGCCGCGGTGCTCGGGACGCGGGCCCGCCTGGCGCAGGTGCTGGTGAACCTCGTCGGCAACGCGGTCAAGTACAGCCGGAGCGGCGGGCGGGTGCGGGTCACCGTCGAGCCCGCGCCATCCGGAGGGCCGGTGCGCATCGAGGTGTGCGACGACGGCATCGGCATCCCGGCGCGCGATCTGCCGCACGTCTTCGACAAGTTCTACCGGGTGCGCAACGACTCCACCGCCGGGATCGCGGGAACCGGGCTCGGGCTCGCCATCACCCGCAGCATCGTCGATGCCCACGGCGGGCGCATCGGCGTGAACAGCACCGAAGGCGCGGGCAGCACCTTCTGGGTCGAGCTGCCGGCCGCGCCGGCCGGGCCGCGGCCCTGA
- a CDS encoding carboxymuconolactone decarboxylase family protein codes for MPESERHRKGNEIRRQLLGDKYVERVNATTYQDPIMRTFIDVATENVFGALWSRPGLDLKTRTLVCVVSDAATGREPELRIHLRMALRQGWTEQELIEVLIHMSGYVGVPMIREALICARDVFNEVKKEG; via the coding sequence ATGCCCGAGAGCGAGCGGCACCGGAAGGGCAACGAGATCCGTCGCCAGCTGCTGGGCGACAAGTACGTGGAGCGGGTGAACGCCACGACCTACCAGGACCCGATCATGCGCACGTTCATCGACGTCGCCACCGAGAACGTGTTCGGCGCGCTCTGGAGCCGTCCCGGGCTCGACCTCAAGACGCGCACGCTGGTGTGCGTCGTCTCCGACGCGGCCACCGGCCGGGAGCCCGAGCTGCGCATCCACCTGCGGATGGCGCTGCGCCAGGGATGGACCGAGCAGGAGCTGATCGAGGTGCTCATCCACATGTCGGGCTACGTGGGCGTGCCGATGATCCGCGAGGCGCTGATCTGCGCCCGCGACGTCTTCAACGAGGTGAAGAAGGAAGGCTGA